Proteins from a genomic interval of Ptychodera flava strain L36383 chromosome 7, AS_Pfla_20210202, whole genome shotgun sequence:
- the LOC139137221 gene encoding tumor necrosis factor receptor superfamily member 5-like, whose translation MSDLVVSENIPPLTTCITVTCLFTVIQAAPMKRDTTTCSPEDHRYPFNDMCCNMCQPGYKVHKHCTHTPDDGICVPCSEGYFMSEWNGATQCLPINLCNKSHEHISVHARPDGTSDNICACDPGFQYTASGELCIESPVKDSTQESEATLAPSFTLANSGSTLTSEVHKPKCHRLLQLQVPTYHMITSFQHSALALVLSF comes from the exons ATGTCCGATTTAGTCGTATCCGAAAATATTCCGCCCTTGACCACCTGTATAACG GTGACTTGTTTGTTCACTGTAATACAGGCTGCACCAATGAAGAGAGATACCACTACATGTAGCCCAGAAGATCACAGGTACCCATTTAATGATATGTGTTGCAACATGTGTCAACCAG GGTATAAAGTTCACAAGCACTGCACACACACACCAGATGACGGCATTTGCGTACCGTGTTCAGAGGGCTACTTCATGAGTGAGTGGAATGGTGCTACACAGTGTTTGCCTATCAACCTGTGCAACAAATCacatgaacacatcagtgtgcATGCAAGACCCGATGGGACGAGTGACAACATATGTGCCTGCGACCCTGGATTTCAATACACAGCGTCCGGAGAACTCTGTATTGAATCACCTGTGAAAGACTCTACTCAGG aaaGTGAAGCAACACTAGCACCATCATTTACACTGGCAAACTCAGGGTCCACTCTAACTTCAGAAGTACACAAACCAAAGTGCCATCGTCTCCTACAGCTTCAGGTTCCTACGTATCACATGATCACATCATTTCAGCACTCAGCATTAGCCTTGGTCTTATCGTTCTAG